In Salvelinus alpinus chromosome 32, SLU_Salpinus.1, whole genome shotgun sequence, the sequence TTGTCAACTCTGGGCAGTCTgtctacaaaataaataaaaattacatTCATGTGGAAATttacacatagaaatgtgagttatagatctatcattctacttgaatgcaagtctaagaagcaacaaatatgttctatgtgcactatttctatgcttcctgttcttacgTTGTGTTTTTGCGTCTTTCCCAAACTTTTtaatagtcccgtaccccttcaaacattcaacctccagctgcatgccccctctagcaccagggtcagcacactctcaaatgttgttttttgccatcatcgtaagcctgccacacacacacaatacatttattaaacataaaagaGTGggtttgtcacttcccacgagccgggttgtgacaaagagcgcttataggaacagagcacaaataataatcaatcattttgctctttatttgaccatcttacatataaaaccttatttgttcatcgaaaattgtgaataactcaccacaggttaatgagaagggtgtgcttgaaaggatgcacataactctgcaatgttgggttgtattggagtcccagtcttaaatcattttccacacgcAGTCTGTGCCAGTATTTCGTTTTCATGCAAGtcagggccgagaatccactctcacataggtacgtggttgcaaagggcatcagtgtcttaacagcgcaatttcccaaggcaggatactctgagcacagcccaatccagaaatctggcagtggctttgATTAAATTAAATTCACAGAACGacaatgaggctctcttgttcagatatcagtaagtggactggaggcagggcatgaaagggataacgaatccagttgtttgtgttgtcCATTTGGGGAAAGTACATGTgtaattgcacacccaactcactcaggtgcttcgctataaatcacattttacattgtccgtaagcttgagttcatttgcacacaaagaaAATCGTACAATGATGGAAATACCTGTGTgtttccttgttaatgcagacagagaagagcaccaacttcttaatcatagcctcaattttgtccggcacattgaatatagtcgctgtaatcctagattcagatcattcaggcgagaaaaaacatcacccagataggccagtcgtgtgagaaactcttcatcatgcaagcagtcagacaagtgaaaattatggtcagtaaagaaaactttaagctcctCTCTCAATTTtttaaaaacgtgtcaatactttgccccttgataaccagcgctcttctgtatgttgtaaaagcgttacatggtcgctgcccaaatcattgcatagtgcagaaaatacacgagagttcaggggtcttgctttaacaaagttaaccattttcactgtcgtGTTCAAAACGTCTTTCACGTTGTCAGGCATtctcttggcagcaagagcctctctgtggatgctgcagtgtacccaagtggcgtcgggagcaactgcttgcacgcgcgttaccactccactatgtctccctgtcatggcttttgcggcATCAGTACAGATatcaacatgagcagcagctacagttgaagtcagaagtttacatacactttagccaaatacatttaaactcagtttcacaattcctgacatttaatcctcataaaaattccctgtcttaggtcagttaggatccccactttattttaagaatgtgaaatgtcagaataatagtagagagaatgatttatttcagcttttatttctttcatcacattcccagtggatcagaagttaacatacactcaattagtatttggcagcattgcctttaaattgtttaacttgggtcaaacgtttcaggtagccttccacaagcttctcacaataacttaggtgaattttggcccattcctcctgacagagctggtgttactgagtcaggtttgtaggtctccttgctcgcacacgctttttcagttctggccacaaatgttctataggattgaggtcagggctttgtgatggccactccaataccttgactttgttgtccttaagccattttgccacaactttggaagtatgcctgggggtcattgtccatttggaagacccatttgcgaccaagctttaacttcctgactgatgtcttgagatgttgcatcaATATAGCCACActtttcattcctcatgatgccatctattttgtgaagtgcaccagtctctcctgcagcaaagcacccgcagaacatgatgctgccacccccgtgcttcacggttgggatggtgttcttcagcttgcaagcctccccctttttcctccatgtgcagttgcaaaccatagtctggcttttttatggcgattttagagcagtggcttcttccttgctgagcagcctttcaggttatgtcgatataggactcgtttttactgtggatatatacttttgtacctgtttcctccagcatcttcacaaggtcctttgctgttgttctgggattgatttgcacttttcacaccaaagtacgttcatctctaggagacaggacacgtttccttcctgagcggtatgacggctgcatggtcccatggtgtttatacttgtgtactattgtttgtacagatgaacgcggtaccttcaggcgtttggaaattgctcccaaggatgaaccagacttgagttctccaatttcttttctgaggtcttggctggtttcttttgattttcccatgatgtcaagcaaagaggcactgagtttgaaggtagtccttgaaatagatccacaggtacacctccaattgactcaaatgatgtcaattagcctatcagaagcttctaaggccatgacatttttttctggaattttccaagctgtttaaaggcacagtcaacttagtgtatgtaaacttctgacccactggaattgtgatacagtgaattataagtgaaataatctgtctgtaaacaattacttgtgtcatgcacaaagtagatgtcctaaacgacttgccaaaactttagttcgttaacaagaaatttgtgtagtggttgaaaaactagttttaatgactccaaccaaagtgtatgtaaacttctgacttcaactgaaaAAAAATGggggatttttttttacaaaatttttttttttttacaaaataaaaataaaatttctCTTAATCTTTTTTTTgtaaatcacatttttatttggcctaCCCCCGAAGGCATTGTGCATATCCCAgttgggaatacctgctctacttgcttattttgtcacagactgaaattaggcaaactattcgttttagcaaccaggaaatggcggagcgatttctgcatagtacaACAAGTGGGAGGAGGTGTGGAAGTAGTTGGTGGTTAAATGTAAGCGATGATTGTCAAACAGAAGGGGAGTGCCTCTGCTACAGCAGTAGGTTATATTTCTGTTTGTGTCTGTACCTCTGTGTGGTCCTCTAGCAGCTCTTTGTGGATAAGCAGGAAGGCATGGCGTGTGTCTGTCAATATATCCAGGGCTCCTGTCAGGGTCTTCAGCTTGGCCCCACTGCTGCTCTGACCTGTAAACACACATTGTTACTCAATGACACCACCTTTTAGGAGACTATGACAGTTCTGACCTGGCTGGGAGTGTGCCTGGCCCTGGCCTGGATGAGTGAGCCTGACTGACCTGCCATGGTGAACTCGACGAAGGCCACCCTCTCCAGCAGGGTGCGGAGCAGCTCGCAGGGCGCGTCCTTCAGGCTGAGGAACAGGAGGACAGCCTTGCTGTAGTGCAGCTCTGCCAGGCTCCTGTGCTGCTTCCTCAGGTGCTCATCCCCCACCTGGCACAGAGGAGGAAACATCCAGAATATACTACACAGACTGAACACCTTAATGCTTTTCTACAGATGCAACAACATTTAAATGGTTTAAAAACAGGACGACTGGTAGATATCTTGCTCTAGATACAGTGTTTGTCCTAGGTCAGGTCCTTACCTGGTTGCGGAAGCAGCTGTGGTACATGGAGGCCAGGCGGTGGTGGATGGTGGCAGCTCTGTACTGGTAGAGGGGCTGGCGGGCCGACTCGGTTTGCAGGTCACAGTACTTCAGAGACTTCAGCATGGCCTCTGTCACCTCCCGCTCAATCTGGCAACCCACAGCAATGAAAACTTAGTTATGGATTACTGTGCTCCTACAATTTTCACACCGGCGCTAACCATTTCACCTAAGGCAGCATATAGAGTCCGTATGGTTAGTTAACTTGCTAGACATTTCCCATTCTGTTCATTCACCTACTATGAATCTATCCAAGTGTTACCTGTTCCTGAGCCTTCCTGGACAGAGGGGCGTAGTCCTGCAGCAGAGTGGCCAGGGTGAAGTAGGTAGTGGACAGCTCCCAGTTGACTGAGTCCCACACTGCAGGGTGGTTCCCTCTGGTGGCCAGGGAACGCATAGCCCTGAGGTAGTAGTCTATAgcctggagggggagagagcgagtaTAAAGGTCCCTGCTCCATTTTCATTAGCACCAACTCTTACTGAAAGCGTAGTGTTTTTAAGTTGAATTGCCCTACTTAAAAACCTCTGGCGTGGAAAATtgtaagattatgttataatgtttgtattacattataatagttgttacattcgacagaatagagtattgtgtgtgtgttccactgaggatggacctctatgagatagcactgacagaggagatttacgatgtctttgggtaataaagcctaaagagcattccagataacatgagctaatggttctgttctatGCCGTATCAGGGAGAGACGGTTCCCTTTTGGAGTGAGGGGGCCAGATACTGGTCTTTACAATgagaactgttgacacagcagtaactgtctgctatgttttatagatatctttcatacaaatcttaacctttgaACTGTTCCTTAGATCTGtgattcgtcatgtaagttgtgaggggtgtatcttggctataaaatatctttgtacttttctgttggtacttttcaatggttcattagagatagcgcatcattgaaagtcaaaaaggctattgcaaagctcttattaaaAAAtgtgtagtttaagtataactctgactggtgtgggaagtttgtaactctcctcatttggtaaagcagaaaaaTGCCACCACACCTCACAGAGCATTTATGCAGCAGTTGCCAACATGACAGGAAAGTGACTGGCACAAAGATAAGCGGGTCGTTTAGCCTTCATGCCTTTCTATTTATTGTGGAAAGCAATACGGGGTTGGTGTAGTCATAGAAATCATGTCTATTACATAATGATATTTCTATTAGTGTGGTAGCGGTACCTTATTGTAATAGAGAGACTCCTCTGGGGAGAACTCTCCTCTGCTCAGGTCTGCAGATGTAGCACAGTGGGCCTGGGCACAGATCCTCATCAGCCTGCCTGTGTTGCACAGCAGCAGGGAGGTGTTGGTGCTGTCCTCAATGGCCTCAAAGTCCTTCATGCCCTTCTCAAAGCACGAGAAACTCTTCTTCCATATCTCCTGTTCAGCTATAGATACAGACTTCTTCACTGAAAAGGAAGGGGGTGGGGGTTTAGAGTGAGGAAGAGGCTCATATTTGTTTATTTTAGGTCTGTTTCCTGAAGAAAGTTATCGTGTTTCAGAAATATTTCTTATATTGCTTACAGCAGTCATAAATTAAATCAATAGTCAACAAATCAATCATTTACACAAAATCATCCTCCATAACTGATAGGCCAGACTCCCTACCTTCCTTCTCGGTCTGCATGGCAGCAGCCTGGTTCATGTAGAAGACTCCGATCTCGTTGCGAATGTTGCCCAGCCTCTTCAGTACCTGGGCTAGCTGTTCAGGGCCATGCTCTTTCACCACCCCAGAGGTCAGCAGCTCGTAGGCCGCCTCGTAACACTTACTGCTCACAAACAGCTGGTACTCTGGGTCCGTGGCCAGGTCACTGGCCATGTTAAAGGCTGGGGGACAGTCACACAGGCCAGACTGATCTAATTTGTAACAACAATGATGCACTGCATTTATATATAGGATTGTTCAAGCTTTTAAGTATTGTAATTTAGCGTTTGTCATTACAGGTTCTTGCTTCTGAAAAGCattacagcagggatcatcaactagattcagccgcgggcctTCAAACCTTGCTGTATACTTGTATACAATCACATATCTCTAttgtgcgtgggaatacttggaaaCAGATTTCTTATATTACAATcatttggagctgatttcctggtgtttttccagtcttatgtccaacaatgaaaaataCTCAAAGCCACCCGCGGGCTGCCAATTAGAGAACCCTGCAACATTAAATGGCAAATCTACAGAATACCGAAACCTTTTGTGTCAATTGTGAAGTGACGTGGAGGGATGCGTATGTGTTTATTGATGAAAAGTGTGAGTGTCTCCTCACCCTGGCAGCTGCTCTCTCTGTGCAGGCTGTGCAGCACCTCCTGGTCCTCCTTGGTCTGGTAGCTGTACTCCTCCAGGTAGGCAGCACGGTTACTGGCATTCTGGGCAAGCATCAGCTGGATGtccccacacagagacagacactggCTGTGGAACAGCAGCACCCGCGAGTGCAGGGTAATGCTCACTGAACAGTAGGCatctgcagagggagggagcgagcaaGAGAAAGATAGATGAAGGAAGGGCGATAGCAAGGAAGATTCAACTCTATTTCAACAGGTCCCTCATTATCCATCAGTCCAATCTCAGACAGCCAATCTGATCACGGTTAACTACATGTCCCAGAATGCCTAACTGAACCAGAGAGGAGACACTGACCGTGGCACTGCAGGGCCAGTTTGATGTAGCGCAGTGCCCGGCCGTACTTGAGCAGGTTAGTGGCAGCGTCTGACAGTACGTAGTAGGCCTTGGACGCCTTGAAGAAGAGCTGCAGCTTCATACGGTGCTGCCAGGACCCTGGGATCATCCCTGACCGGGTCGGATGCTTCCGGTCCTCCTGGAAGGGACCAGCTGTACCCAAGAGATataggggcagagagaggggataaGAGATAGATAGGAAAAGAGATATAGGGGCAGAGAGATAGATAGGGTAAACGATATAGGGGCAGAGAAATGGAGGTATTTATTAGGGGCTCTTCACATATAATGAGGAACCTGCTCATTATGGTACAACATCCTTCATTATCAATATTGTAGTATATCTATGCTTCTTGATGGGGTCAGTGATGGCCAACCTCTGTCCAGGAGGAGTGCGATCCCTTTCTCCACGGCCTTACTCCCATCGTCGTACCTCAGGGGGATGGGGGTGTTTGGGTCAGCAGCTGGGAGGTCACTCTCCTTCTTAATGCTGCCGTCCACTGCTTTTAGGCCCTGCCAATCACATCCAAACAATATATAAAACATATACAGATGCACACATTCATCAACGAcgtcacacctgcccagacctagATGTTCCCACTGCATCCATCTCCAGTGCTTGGAAGACTATTCCACATGGCCTCAAATTGCGCTATTCTGTTTCTCTCCGTCGCCCATACCTTTTCAATATTTAACTAATAATGCCTTTGATTCTTCCACAGTCTTAACGATGGAGGATCATTTGATTTCAAGAGTCTTTTTTTGTTGATGATTGACGAGAAAAATATGGTCCAACCCATTGGCTATCTCACCgcaccctcatatgccatgtcttgaaataagCAGATAGACgtattaaaagtacatttacattccCATAACTATCACTACACTGCAGTAGAGGCTCACCTTTAAGACATAGCTGAGGACATGCCGACATCTTTCCTCCTTGTCTTGAGAGACGGGAAATGCGTAGATTGGCTGCAGCGGGGGGAAACATTACTTCATTGTCTCGATAGATGTTCTAAGACTCACTCTGTGTAGTGGCAAGTTTCTAGTTAGGTCAAGATATGTCAACATTTCCATAATGTCACCCAAACAGCATAGCTAGCGATAAACGTGTGACACTCACCCTGATCTGGTGAGTGGACTTGTACTTCTCTGGAACAGACAGCTCCCCCACTGATTTGATAATAGCTACAGCTTTGCTATCATCCTGTGAGTCCAACGTGGTACTAAAGGAGCCGTTCTCATCACTGTCCTCTGGTAGGTCTTCTGGATCCTCTTCATCATCCTCGTCACTGTAGCTGTCCTCTGAGCCCCCAGCCCGCAGCGACTCCCCCCCAGCTCCCTCCTCTGGAGGCTCGTCCAACTGGAACAGCTCTGCCAGCATGTAGTGGGCCGATGCTATGATCTGAGCCAATCAGAAAAGGGAGAGGACGgttagagagagggaacaggctAGCCACATTTCTCATCTTTCGATATCAATGAATTGCACAAACATTTTAGAAACAATCAAAGGCCTT encodes:
- the LOC139562602 gene encoding erythroid differentiation-related factor 1-like isoform X1, with translation MSSAPGNREDGVPPDRGSEDVTLDDSGGDIASTTGRQELEMCLGNNEIKSRAVVKYSAAPPPTTYALLQEKTDLKLPPANWLRESPQLGPAGSTVLGSSSKSKPFSSFGMAYDFIDSIGDDVDVVSDSENIKKLLKIPYSKSHVSMAVHRVGRTLLLDELDIQELFMRSSQTGDWTWLKEFYQRLIDQKWQRKKKSKEHWYQKAILSKFLYYSINGDGAAEPVPDSDNPDEGCRAEEFGPSWPATFTSTASDSEESAAHKEEGVPMDSKYALGQVASKEQNLTTLFNEGENSQGLRNDFVRNILWTFEDIHMLVGSNMPIFGGGRYPAVSLRLRDNNKPINILTGIDYWLDNLMCNVPELVMCFHVNGIVQKYEMIKTEDIPDLENSTFSTRVVKDIAQNILSFLKSNCTKEGHTYWLFKASGSDIVKLYDLTTLCEEAAEEKCQNPFTLPVAVLLYKVASNMMLKKSQNRKHYGTIRTLLLNCVKLLDQDRHPQIIASAHYMLAELFQLDEPPEEGAGGESLRAGGSEDSYSDEDDEEDPEDLPEDSDENGSFSTTLDSQDDSKAVAIIKSVGELSVPEKYKSTHQIRPIYAFPVSQDKEERCRHVLSYVLKGLKAVDGSIKKESDLPAADPNTPIPLRYDDGSKAVEKGIALLLDRAGPFQEDRKHPTRSGMIPGSWQHRMKLQLFFKASKAYYVLSDAATNLLKYGRALRYIKLALQCHDAYCSVSITLHSRVLLFHSQCLSLCGDIQLMLAQNASNRAAYLEEYSYQTKEDQEVLHSLHRESSCQDQSGLCDCPPAFNMASDLATDPEYQLFVSSKCYEAAYELLTSGVVKEHGPEQLAQVLKRLGNIRNEIGVFYMNQAAAMQTEKEVKKSVSIAEQEIWKKSFSCFEKGMKDFEAIEDSTNTSLLLCNTGRLMRICAQAHCATSADLSRGEFSPEESLYYNKAIDYYLRAMRSLATRGNHPAVWDSVNWELSTTYFTLATLLQDYAPLSRKAQEQIEREVTEAMLKSLKYCDLQTESARQPLYQYRAATIHHRLASMYHSCFRNQVGDEHLRKQHRSLAELHYSKAVLLFLSLKDAPCELLRTLLERVAFVEFTMAGQSSSGAKLKTLTGALDILTDTRHAFLLIHKELLEDHTETDCPELTRPLDSGADGTTSSGLNTIEVMKLIGVFEPSFSFLLLQLVKLMTAMKRKPSNKDEELLKTYKNVYSKILRAEKTAPLLSRIELFLDLLQQLTPNTGSGDLGASS
- the LOC139562602 gene encoding erythroid differentiation-related factor 1-like isoform X2, translated to MSSAPGNREDGVPPDRGSEDVTLDDSGGDIASTTGRQELEMCLGNNEIKSRAVVKYSAAPPPTTYALLQEKTDLKLPPANWLRESPQLGPAGSTVLGSSSKSKPFSSFGMAYDFIDSIGDDVDVVSDSENIKKLLKIPYSKSHVSMAVHRVGRTLLLDELDIQELFMRSSQTGDWTWLKEFYQRLIDQKWQRKKKSKEHWYQKAILSKFLYYSINGDGAAEPVPDSDNPDEGCRAEEFGPSWPATFTSTASDSEESAAHKEEGVPMDSKYALGQVASKEQNLTTLFNEGENSQGLRNDFVRNILWTFEDIHMLVGSNMPIFGGGRYPAVSLRLRDNNKPINILTGIDYWLDNLMCNVPELVMCFHVNGIVQKYEMIKTEDIPDLENSTFSTRVVKDIAQNILSFLKSNCTKEGHTYWLFKASGSDIVKLYDLTTLCEEAAEEKCQNPFTLPVAVLLYKVASNMMLKKSQNRKHYGTIRTLLLNCVKLLDQDRHPQIIASAHYMLAELFQLDEPPEEGAGGESLRAGGSEDSYSDEDDEEDPEDLPEDSDENGSFSTTLDSQDDSKAVAIIKSVGELSVPEKYKSTHQIRPIYAFPVSQDKEERCRHVLSYVLKGLKAVDGSIKKESDLPAADPNTPIPLRYDDGSKAVEKGIALLLDRAGPFQEDRKHPTRSGMIPGSWQHRMKLQLFFKASKAYYVLSDAATNLLKYGRALRYIKLALQCHDAYCSVSITLHSRVLLFHSQCLSLCGDIQLMLAQNASNRAAYLEEYSYQTKEDQEVLHSLHRESSCQAFNMASDLATDPEYQLFVSSKCYEAAYELLTSGVVKEHGPEQLAQVLKRLGNIRNEIGVFYMNQAAAMQTEKEVKKSVSIAEQEIWKKSFSCFEKGMKDFEAIEDSTNTSLLLCNTGRLMRICAQAHCATSADLSRGEFSPEESLYYNKAIDYYLRAMRSLATRGNHPAVWDSVNWELSTTYFTLATLLQDYAPLSRKAQEQIEREVTEAMLKSLKYCDLQTESARQPLYQYRAATIHHRLASMYHSCFRNQVGDEHLRKQHRSLAELHYSKAVLLFLSLKDAPCELLRTLLERVAFVEFTMAGQSSSGAKLKTLTGALDILTDTRHAFLLIHKELLEDHTETDCPELTRPLDSGADGTTSSGLNTIEVMKLIGVFEPSFSFLLLQLVKLMTAMKRKPSNKDEELLKTYKNVYSKILRAEKTAPLLSRIELFLDLLQQLTPNTGSGDLGASS